From Ictalurus punctatus breed USDA103 chromosome 26, Coco_2.0, whole genome shotgun sequence:
CCGGTAAGGACGATATAGCGGCTTGGTCATCTATGCCAAATACCCGTAAGTCcgatatagcggctttacagtgtaaacgttatccccgtaaggccagtataccggcattactctgccttgattacttacttatttaattattatttgtggacccggaaggttgatgacgtcattaTGCTGAAGATTACGCTGAATAAGCGTGAATGTTGTTGATAAACTtatggtgtaatagtagaagttaaCTAAAAAtactcgtatggtacttctaaatgagtataagtgttttagcgagcatttttgtaatttctctagttaagaattgtgctccaagtggagtaaaaacactgaactgcttcaatttcaatgtaatataataataaataaaataaaaaataaaaataaaaacattattataagttgtttcaaggcctaaaaatgttaaaattaaaatgttgattttggggccaATTTTGGCCTGGGAGCTCAGGGTTGGCatgctgtttctatggggaatatagggttgtgggacataatactgtgggaactaagagggttaataatgaatttctgtacacatccaaccaaaaatatgacatttttccacattatttaacaGGATTTTAAGCGTTgtgtacttaattaccataattctgaacacaagtttttaagttGACAGTAATTTTAAAATGACGTTGCTCCAGTTAGATTTTCTGCAGTAGaatacagccttttaaaccaggagAAATGACTAACTTGAAGTATAACAATAGTAACTAAAATCCGGTGTAGTTTACAATACAAATCTCATACCTAACATCTTTGCAGGTTTTATAGACATTAAAGCACTGAACGAAATGAGCAATgtagacaaaaaagaaacactctgcgtctactacttttatctctctcatagaactatccacagtccaaaggctgctaactctgctcaaagagcaaactgactacaatggagctagaaggctatatgcacagcaaaatcaccaatGTTGATTAAACACCCACATTGTTtaattcacaccctacagtgtttatatgagtccattggactcaaacACTCTGGGTGTCAATTCAACACAAGGGATTTTATTAAGTTTGCCAAATGTATCATGTAccgctgatatgatggaatgagtcaatggggcatgccacttgatgataatccagtgaccagtatgagggagtgtgagagcgatgacaaaatttaacacacctgctccccattcacacctgagaccttgtaacactaacaagtcacatgacaccggggatgTCAAGATGGCTAACTGGGCCCaaattggacatttttacttaggggtgtattcacttttggcgccagcggtttagacattaatgtctgtgagttgagttattttgaggggacggcaaatttacactgttacacaagctgtacactcactactttacattgtagcaacgtgtcatttcttcagtgtcgtcacatgaaaagatatcatcaaatatttacacaaatgtgaggggtgtactcacttttgtgagatctCTGTTgttatatatcttagttttgaagctgtgatctaagaaacatcAATATCGCTGCCGTcgcagaggcgaagttcctggaacttcttataagaaattgctccatgtaatacttctctcaatgtaatacacacatttcttatatcattgactcccttccatacagacagcaatgtACAATGACTTTAtataattctaattctaaatcattCACTCCCTTCCATAGAGAGCAATACAcgatgacttcataaaattctaattctaattctaaattcttgaagATTCCTACCGGTCAGTGGTAAGGCTTCATTGGTCTTTCACTCTGCACTAAAGGGCAAATTGCCTGTGTGTTAACACTTacttcagggtgaaacttttccacgaacgtcctccggtttgcttgttgtccagaaaagcttaAAGACTcacgcagcccagccaggagacgccaaattgtcgtgaacattagacaacactcgcagactcgtcctctgaaggtaaaaaggtttattacagaaagatggttaatacaggatagaataaagcaggagagaataatgagagcgctctgaagcgcttGTACTAAAGCGCTACTATAGATATGAAAGAGCATGGCATAaatctgtgtaccgataagaagcagtttgaggcagctcaaaacaggctttgttttaggatcttggacagacgaaccttgaacagaagaacacatATTAGGATTACAGTTCTTCCTAAATGGAGAAGGGTACCAAGTATGCATCGCTAAAAtaagagtaatgtaatattctgtCTTTATGGAATATATTcgattatgttatgttactttAGTTACAGTTAGAATAAGACAAAGATTTCACTCCCTTTCAGAGTTAATACACCGTAAATGTaagactctgaccaggatgtGTCACATGTCAGCCTCAGTCCTTCAGTCCAGCGGATCAGCTGTTGGGaaatcagatttgaaaatcaGCAGAATTAGCATGTTAGCCAAGTTCTTTGGTCTGTTTTTTGAAATCGTGCCTTGCTTTTCGTGCTGTCGCCATTAATTACAGatttaagtgcattttaataaccttttgcagcacaaaacataacatctacaaatatgtaatattgtattaGAGCTGTCTGAATGAAACAACAGATTGTTTACTTTTGAGGCCGTTGTCATTATTTGCATGATTattaatttctgtattatatattatttattaatttttttattaaccttTTTTTACATTGCAAAAACTTTTCTCATCAGCATTGTTCATCTGAATTCAgtaaactgaataaaatgggAGGGTCTGCATCTACACCTCAGCGATCTCAAACACCTCCACCGGCTCCAGGTGAGTCTTAGTCTTTTAATATTTATCGGATGATGATCAATATGTTAACCTTAATATTACATACTGATACGGTTTATTATTTACTCCCGATTTAGCCtagttattaattaatttattttcccaGTTATGGGAGTTAATCTAGGAGTGAGAATGTGTAATGCTTGAGTACGTGATGTGACTCGACTAAAATCATGGAGCACAGCataaaatgaacattatttGGAACAGGTTtaacactgattatttttaatttctggGATGAAAAACTATccatttataacaacaacaacaacaacaacaaatgtaaaaacaggAGTAAACTTCTTGCAGTGTCTCTGTTGTAAAAATCCTTGTATAAAGACAAAAGTGTATGTGTCTAGCAATCaggtccattttttttaaaacatggaaATATATTGAACACTCTGCATGTCCATTGACTTATAAACTTACATGTTAACTGTATTTCACATATAAATGCAAAACTGTAACCAGGGTAAcactatgtttttgtttgtttttaagaattTGGTGAGCCATGGAGGATAATGCGTTGGGGGTGAGTTGTATTAACTTCCATAAAGAAATGTTCATATTTCAGCCTCAAATCCTGTTAGATTTTGACAAAACTGTCCATTTCTGCTCACTTACCGTATCAGTGTGACATAttctgattttcttttattattgacGATTATTGACTTCTAATTAATTAAAGTTCTTCTTCAGTCACTAACTGCCAGGAAGTTAAGTGGCAGGATGGTACGATCCTTCTGTGacgttttgtgtttttgataggAACAAAGACAGTTTACGAGAGAAACTGAGGAACTTTAAGCTCTGCAGTTCTGACGTAAAGTTTGTCAGGATTCTGGTTGTTGGTGAAGTTGGAGCAGGAAAGTCCAGCTTCATTAATGCAGTAAATAACGCTTTCCAAGAGCGAATCACCAGTGGGGCTCTTGTTGATGGAAGATCTGTAACCAGTTGCACAACAATTGTAAGTAAAACTTCAACATATTCACTGGTTTGATGTCTTAATGCAGACAAATAAACCAGTTTGATTTAAACTAAGGTCATTTTCACACTTCCAGACAAAAGTTTTGAAGCTCAGGACTGGTTCAGAGATACAATCCCTGGTCCTCTTGAAAAAGTCGGTCTATGGCTCGCTTCAGCTGAACATTGGAGTGGTCCAATGACAtgcctttaaaatgtttttttttaaacaccctAAAAGCCTTAGTGTGTGGACCTCAGCTCTTACCGAGGCACAGCACTGTACAGTTCAATATTGTGTTTAATATGGAATTTGATCCTGAGTCAGAATCATATACAATCTGTGTCTTTTTCTTACAGTACAAAACCCATCATATCAAGGGGAAGGACGGCTCCCGTTTACCTTTTGTGTTCAATGACGTCATGGGACTTGAATCTGCCAATGGACAAGGCGCACATGTACAGGACATCATCACAGCCTTAAAGGGGTTTCTTGAGGAAGGATATAAAGTGAGAGGAACATTTTACTCTCACAATATGAGACAAAACAGTTATTTTTAGCATTGTTACggtatataatgttaatatatatgacGTTAGAATACTGTTCATGTAGTCAGTCTTTATAGTACAGCTGTAGCTCTGTAGTAACCTACACTGATTTTTGCACAGTAAAacatctgtaatatttattctttCACCAATTTGCAGTTTAATCCTGTTACTCCCGCGTCTGAGAATGACTCCAACTAcaacaaaaaccccaaaacttcTGATAAACCCTTCTGCCTGGTCAACATTATACCTGCAAACAGAGTGTCACTCATGTACCAAAAGCTTATTAAAAAGATGAAAGAGATCCGTGAGGTGGCTTCAGAGTATAGTAAGTCCTGTTATTATAGTTTAGAATCATCTcgaaatgtttttttatattgtcACAGTTATTCCCCAAAAACATACCACTGTGTGTGATTTGGTCCGAAGgtgttgattgtttttctataacagcagccctgactGTAGTTCTGActgcaaaacaaatcacaatTTAGATTAATCCGTTCATTCtaatagtttctatagtaacaactcacacagggacttttatttgttctatggaaggagtctccagtttcaacactttgtaacagtcagatgtaAAGCTGCAAGAGAGTTTTCTGATCTTCAGAGGATCTACAGAGGAGATTATGATtagtggtttctcagtaacacgacaagctgtgaTTTTTATCTTAACATCaggggagaaaataaagagagaggctCTTAAGAgaaacttaattaattaattaaagttaaaactttaattaataaaaattgtaatcagtgATAAATGACTGTGATAAGAATTAAACACtgcaggacgtgctgttataggaaaatcatcttCATATCATATTAGAATTCCAGTTTTAGTCTTATTGTAGATAATAAACTGTTCATCCTATTGTACAGATTTGCCTCAAGTTATCATCTTGACAAAAGTGGATGAAGTCTGCCCTCTGGTTAAAGATGACCTAAGAAAGGTCTACACCAGCAAGAAGATCAAAGAAAAGGtaattgtgtaattaaatggtgTATATTAGGATTGTAACTGATTACAATATTGGGATTGAACAGATATGTTCTCAATGAATATAAATACTGATATGAATAGAAGGCACATCTATTTATTTggctctttttttaatcaaatagaGCTCAATATCACCATATTAGAATATTTACTTTCACACAgcacaaagtaaaagtaaatctTCCTGGAAGTCATAAaggcattaaaatgaaatggatCCCAGATTGATCTCACAGCAGCACTGTTTCTCCGCTTCGCAGTAGGTTCTGATAACGAGTCTAGTGAACTTCTGGAAAGTAACAAACCCCCAAAACTGAAGTAAatctaattattaaatattattagatgTTGTTGTCAACTATAAACAGCAAAAAGTTTGTCAGTGCATCTGTTTAAGGAGTTAAATAAAGTTCCGTTCTGCAACTTGTGATTTGTTATAATTGTGGTAGATTTGATCATTTATCAGTTAAATAAATTGTTAGAttcattgttgttattgtttttttttttttttaaataaatattttcagatgCAGGAGTGTAGTAATCTGCTGGGTATTCCACTGAGCAACATCTTCCCTGTGAAGAACTACCACGAGGAGGTGGATACGAACGATGACGTGGATGTTCTGATCCTCAAGGCGCTCGATCAGATCGTGAATCTCGCCAACGATGCTCTGGAAGACCAAAACCCTAGTGAGAAATCTGAGTGAAGGCTTtgatgttgttcttgttgttcttTTCCACCCCTACACCAGTGCAGAGTATTTAGGACAGTGAAAAAGCATGAAATTGTGTCTAAAgtacattattaaagtaaagCTAATTTCTTCTACTGTAATCATAACTGGTTTGTGTTTCTGTCGTCATGTTCCTACTGCACTCTGGACTATTTATATtccattaaattaataaatataatgatgttTGGTCctacttattttttaagattTATACCATTACACTAAACATGTTTTGACAAatacaaataacacaaacacgAGTAATGTACAATACTGTTTCATAGTTCATACATAAATATGCAGGACTAAAACATCCAAAGAATAAAACCTCTTTCATTAACTACCAAGGAACACTGACTAAGTACTCTCTCAGTAATTAGGGCTAGGCCTCGGGAAATAAACTTAAGGCAGAACACCTCTAAAGAGGGGGAAACAAAGGGTTACGCCACACTGGACTTGAACCTGAGGCTGGAGGATGGAGAGACCAACGTGCAGCGCAGTGAACTACCAACCCTGCACAAACAGACCATGGAGTGGGCCTAGCCAAACGCTCACGAGGagtaaactgaaaaaaataaggtcagaGAGGACCGACTTACAAAGGAAATAagtaaacaagttttttttttaaagcaaggaaCTGGAGAAAACCAGAGGAACCCCAAGAGACAAGGTCCAAGAGGTTTGGTATGACACAGCGAGAAAGCTTCAGAGAGACAGGAAACCTGAGAGATAAACTCGAGAGTGTTTACTAAATTACCGGCTTATCCTCAATACAGCACTCAACAAGGAGAACTCAAGACTAAACATTTGATTAACATGTAAGAAGCCCTTCAAGCCCTTCAGGTGGAGCTGGTTGCTGGTCAGAAGGTATTAATGAATCTTTTATAACAggaactctgacagtagttacAGACACAAGataaaccacaggtttatattaaagagACTCATTCTAATTCTTCACTATTTCTAGAGTAACAACTTACCGAGTAACAAAAATACAGAGAC
This genomic window contains:
- the LOC108261920 gene encoding interferon-induced protein 44-like codes for the protein MPLKCFFLNTLKALVCGPQLLPRHSTVQFNIVFNMEFDPESESYTICVFFLQYKTHHIKGKDGSRLPFVFNDVMGLESANGQGAHVQDIITALKGFLEEGYKFNPVTPASENDSNYNKNPKTSDKPFCLVNIIPANRVSLMYQKLIKKMKEIREVASEYNLPQVIILTKVDEVCPLVKDDLRKVYTSKKIKEKMQECSNLLGIPLSNIFPVKNYHEEVDTNDDVDVLILKALDQIVNLANDALEDQNPSEKSE